In Papaver somniferum cultivar HN1 chromosome 1, ASM357369v1, whole genome shotgun sequence, a genomic segment contains:
- the LOC113272855 gene encoding calponin homology domain-containing protein DDB_G0272472-like, with translation MSWWKDPELFLSYVTGEPRLYRLKKKLGSPFPFKEFTYEGSITNQNYLSLIDNSFPWSKSDFEALGDFLFRNDIRVNCQGLVVTITYPRDKTFKPNLVECVYFWSHDVVNLTNYGLPLRPAPFRDVQYMGDQGSAPVESSPKEDKLAKDLAACIKARDKEKSEKQALEKIVSSLKAANATLNDEVQREKDDKISLINSLDKEKIEKQALSESINVLEANNAALIDEVKREKDDKVVLMNDLNRENIEKQALEKRVCDLEAKNTTLNDDLQRQNDDLDREKAEKQGLEKNNSDLEATISRLKEEVTNEKDDKSALVNELGREQVEKQGLQKRVEDLEATISTLIDKLQKEKIAKICLLNDLEREKVERQALVNNTSGSESRKCVRGAAVKKKNNGKTTSFINGRDHQDEADNITDLKAKDEGHDALDKNISDLYWKISILKDKVKKEKDDKISLMNDLNREKIEKQVMEKSICDLEMRNSALKEKLKKEKDDKISLINDLDREKVTKQVLEKMISDLESKISCIKDKVKKEKNDKISVINELNREKAEKQALEKSISDLESRNSILKDKVKQEKGYSIALMNGLDRENAVKQALEKIISDLESKNSTKRSSEQFDEREEETFA, from the coding sequence ATGTCTTGGTGGAAGGATCCTGAGTTGTTTTTGAGTTATGTTACAGGTGAGCCTCGTTTATATAGGCTTAAGAAAAAATTAGGCAGCCCTTTTCCATTTAAAGAGTTCACTTACGAAGGGAGTATAACAAATCAGAATTATCTCTCTTTGATTGACAACTCTTTTCCATGGAGTAAGAGCGATTTTGAAGCTTTGGGGGACTTTCTGTTCAGAAATGACATTAGAGTAAATTGTCAGGGTTTGGTGGTTACCATAACCTATCCTCGAGATAAAACTTTCAAGCCCAACCTGGTCGAGTGTGTTTATTTCTGGTCACATGATGTAGTAAACCTGACTAACTATGGTCTACCTCTTCGACCAGCTCCATTTCGGGATGTTCAGTACATGGGAGATCAAGGTTCTGCTCCAGTGGAATCCAGTCCTAAGGAAGACAAATTAGCGAAAGATTTGGCTGCATGTATCAAAGCACGAGATAAAGAGAAGTCGGAGAAACAAGCTTTGGAGAAAATCGTTTCTAGCCTAAAAGCCGCCAATGCCACTCTTAATGACGAAGTACAGCGAGAGAAGGATGACAAGATCTCACTTATCAATAGTCTGGATAAAGAAAAGATTGAAAAGCAAGCTCTATCAGAAAGCATTAATGTCCTAGAAGCAAATAATGCCGCTCTCATTGATGAAGTCAAAAGGGAAAAGGATGATAAGGTCGTCCTTATGAATGACTTGAATCGAGAAAATATAGAAAAACAagcactagagaaaagagtatgtgATTTAGAAGCCAAGAATACTACTCTGAATGATGATTTGCAAAGGCAAAACGATGATTTGGATCGGGAAAAAGCTGAGAAACAAGGTCTGGAAAAAAACAACTCCGACTTAGAAGCAACAATATCCAGACTCAAAGAAGAAGTCACAAATGAAAAAGATGACAAGAGCGCTCTAGTGAATGAACTGGGTCGGGAACAGGTTGAGAAGCAAGGTCTACAAAAAAGAGTTGAAGACTTAGAAGCTACAATTTCAACTCTAATAGATAAACTACAAAAAGAAAAGATTGCTAAAATTTGTCTCCTCAATGATTTGGAACGAGAAAAGGTTGAGAGACAAGCTCTGGTAAATAACACTTCCGGCTCGGAATCAAGAAAATGTGTTCGTGGAGctgcagtgaagaagaagaacaacggTAAGACGACATCTTTTATCAATGGTAGAGATCATCAGGACGAGGCCGACAACATTACCGACTTGAAGGCAAAGGATGAGGGGCATGATGCATTAGATAAAAACATTTCAGACTTATACTGGAAAATCTCCATACTCAAAGATAAAGTGAAAAAAGAGAAAGATGATAAGATATCTCTTATGAATGATCTAAACCGAGAAAAGATTGAGAAACAAGTTATGGAGAAGAGCATTTGTGATTTAGAAATGAGAAATTCTGCTCTCAAAGAAAAactcaaaaaggaaaaagatgaTAAAATCTCTCTTATCAATGATTTGGATCGAGAAAAGGTAACGAAACAAGTTTTGGAAAAAATGATTTCTGACTTGGAATCCAAAATCTCTTGCATCAAAGATAAagtgaaaaaagagaaaaatgatAAGATTTCTGTTATCAATGAGTTAAATCGAGAGAAGGCTGAGAAGCAAGCTCTAGAGAAAAGCATTTCTGACTTGGAGTCGAGAAATTCCATCCTCAAAGATAAAGTAAAGCAGGAGAAAGGATATAGTATCGCTCTTATGAATGGGCTGGATCGAGAAAATGCTGTAAAACAAGCTTTAGAGAAAATTATTTCGGATTTAGAATCGAAAAACTCTACTAAAAGAAGTTCCGAGCAGTTTgatgaacgagaagaagaaaCCTTTGCATGA
- the LOC113272849 gene encoding fructokinase-2-like: protein MSKSSSSEIVCFGEMLIDFVPNESGVSLAESAGFLKAPGGAPANVACAITKLGGSSAFIGKFGEDEFGHMLVDVLKENGVNSEGVCFDKDARTALAFVTLKKDGEREFMFYRNPSADMMLKDSDLNMGLIKQAKIFHYGSISLITEPCRSAHMAAMKAAREAGALLSYDPNVREPLWPSAEACREGIKSIWSSADVIKVSDDEVEFLTQGDAADEKNVLSLWYEGLKLLLVTDGEKGCRYFTKHFRGAVEGFSVNTVDTTGAGDAFVGSLLCSAAKDSSILEDESKLREALRMANACGAICTTRKGAIPALPDNAAAQKLISGSP from the coding sequence ATGTCGAAGTCATCATCGTCAGAGATTGTGTGTTTTGGTGAGATGTTAATTGATTTCGTGCCAAACGAATCCGGTGTATCACTAGCTGAATCAGCTGGTTTTCTCAAGGCTCCCGGTGGTGCTCCTGCCAATGTTGCTTGCGCTATTACTAAGCTTGGTGGTTCTTCTGCTTTCATTGGCAAGTTTGGAGAAGATGAATTTGGACATATGTTGGTTGATGTGTTGAAAGAGAATGGGGTGAACAGCGAAGGTGTTTGCTTTGATAAGGACGCGAGAACAGCACTTGCTTTTGTAACATTGAAAAAAGATGGTGAAAGGGAGTTCATGTTCTACAGAAACCCGAGCGCTGACATGATGCTGAAAGATTCTGATCTTAACATGGGTTTGATCAAACAAGCTAAAATCTTTCACTATGGTTCTATTAGCTTGATCACCGAACCATGTCGATCCGCACACATGGCTGCCATGAAAGCTGCGAGGGAGGCTGGTGCTTTACTTTCTTATGATCCTAATGTAAGGGAACCACTCTGGCCTTCTGCTGAAGCTTGTCGTGAGGGTATCAAGAGCATATGGTCTAGCGCTGATGTTATCAAGGTCAGCGACGACGAGGTAGAATTCCTAACCCAAGGAGATGCGGCAGATGAGAAGAACGTTTTGTCACTCTGGTACGAGGGTTTGAAATTGCTGTTAGTAACTGATGGGGAGAAAGGGTGCAGATACTTCACAAAGCACTTCAGGGGAGCCGTGGAAGGATTCTCGGTAAACACCGTGGATACCACAGGAGCTGGTGATGCTTTTGTTGGTTCATTACTTTGCTCTGCTGCAAAAGATTCTTCAATTCTGGAAGACGAAAGTAAACTGAGAGAAGCTCTAAGAATGGCTAATGCTTGTGGCGCAATCTGTACAACTAGGAAAGGAGCCATTCCAGCACTCCCAGACAATGCTGCTGCACAGAAGCTCATCTCGGGTTCCCCCTAG
- the LOC113319464 gene encoding pentatricopeptide repeat-containing protein At1g63130, mitochondrial-like: MSRWKCRPDVVSYIVIIDTLCKGDLVDEALVLFSEMLGDFYVVPDVVVYNSLIKGLCNSGRLTEARRIFDEMVGKGISGNMATYKGMIHGFCLHGRWKEATRYFDEMMDREILPDTITFNILIDSHCKDGMTEDAWGLFELMDKLNIQPNQITYSSMMNGLCLAGRLQDAVKLFDSMVHRGLDPNEFNYNVLIDGYCKTRKLDEAVQLFKKMKQNGLQVTTVVYTTLLRGLYRDGRFETAQSLFNEMQSCGQNPNKFTYSTVLNGLCKNGKIGEAIVLFESMKTTGILPDIYMYAILIHGFCQAGKLEDARKLFNKIPKEGLVPNVITYNTMMDSLFHNRMFLEAERLISEMEEKGCLPNSRTYDILIKGFLKRNDTQKALQYLCKMRERKFMPSDSVVSLLVNTFSTDKIKSLEVLQ, translated from the coding sequence ATGTCGAGATGGAAATGCAGACCAGATGTCGTGTCGTATATTGTGATTATAGATACTCTTTGCAAAGGAGATTTAGTTGATGAAGCTTTGGTTCTCTTCTCTGAAATGCTTGGAGATTTTTATGTTGTGCCGGATGTTGTTGTTTACAATTCTTTGATCAAAGGTCTTTGCAATTCAGGCCGCTTGACTGAAGCAAGGAGAATCTTTGATGAGATGGTTGGTAAAGGAATCTCAGGAAATATGGCAACCTATAAGGGTATGATTCACGGTTTTTGCCTACATGGTCGTTGGAAAGAAGCAACAAGATATTTTGATGAAATGATGGATCGAGAGATCTTACCTGATACAATAACCTTTAACATATTAATAGATTCTCATTGTAAAGATGGGATGACGGAGGATGCTTGGGGGTTATTTGAATTGATGGACAAGTTAAACATACAACCTAATCAGATTACTTATAGTTCAATGATGAATGGTCTGTGTTTGGCAGGTCGGTTGCAAGATGCAGTGAAGCTTTTTGACTCGATGGTCCACAGGGGCCTAGACCCAAATGAGTTCAACTACAATGTGTTAATTGATGGGTATTGCAAGACTCGAAAGCTGGATGAAGCTGTGCAGCTATTtaagaaaatgaaacaaaatggaTTGCAAGTAACAACTGTTGTTTATACTACATTGTTGCGGGGACTATACCGTGATGGAAGATTTGAAACAGCGCAGAGTTTGTTTAATGAGATGCAATCTTGTGGTCAAAATCCAAATAAATTTACATATAGTACGGTGTTAAATGGACTATGCAAGAATGGAAAGATTGGGGAAGCAATAGTATTATTTGAGTCCATGAAAACTACTGGTATCTTACCTGATATTTACATGTATGCTATTCTTATACATGGTTTTTGTCAAGCTGGCAAGTTGGAAGATGCAAGAAAACTGTTTAATAAGATTCCAAAAGAAGGATTAGTTCCTAATGTAATAACATATAACACAATGATGGATAGCCTCTTTCATAACAGGATGTTCTTGGAGGCTGAAAGATTAATCAGTGAAATGGAAGAGAAAGGTTGTTTACCAAATTCGAGAACCTATGATATCCTCATTAAGGGTTTTCTTAAACGAAATGATACTCAGAAGGCTCTGCAATATCTATGCAAGATGCGTGAAAGAAAATTTATGCCAAGTGATTCTGTTGTTTCATTGTTAGTAAACACTTTCTCAACCGATAAAATTAAAAGTCTGGAGGTATTGCAGTGA
- the LOC113319473 gene encoding uncharacterized protein LOC113319473 has protein sequence MSTSEMTSGKSYCNSFKNKKFSFDVGDPTFIAPDGENEKPKIAIIKHITEDSDGELMVMCQYLYRPEDVADRYGRMWQRYDDRELFYSFHQQEIPSVCLMHPCKVHFVPSVDKVPVRTQHPGFIVLRVYDHEEQVLWWITDRDFEKHKQVEIDHHLLKTQQLLGYDMEMKEEKAEYSLEEAEIMEEEVEENQPHIPVEEDAYDIDAILAKALTGDDVRDKCLGLLFEEINCTAYKASRDHHPKVVMSALVALEKACFRTRGENLAKYQQKMRQLRFNLKSTVDLARRLIDGELEASAVVEMTAEELRKGCLSAEEKAAKEEPEEQHMDTADIPCPRCSEKKVGLHSNILRPGRAAGYQLECLKCGKTWFSPRL, from the coding sequence ATGTCAACTTCAGAGATGACTTCAGGGAAATCTTACTGCAACTCGTTTAAGAATAAGAAGTTTAGCTTCGACGTTGGTGATCCTACTTTTATAGCTCCAGATGGTGAAAATGAAAAGCCTAAAATTGCAATTATCAAGCATATAACAGAAGACAGTGATGGGGAATTGATGGTTATGTGCCAGTATTTGTATAGACCGGAGGATGTGGCAGATAGATATGGTAGAATGTGGCAACGGTATGATGATAGGGAGCTGTTCTACAGTTTTCACCAACAAGAGATTCCCAGTGTGTGTTTGATGCACCCTTGTAAAGTGCATTTTGTTCCCTCGGTGGACAAAGTTCCTGTTCGTACACAGCATCCTGGCTTCATTGTACTAAGGGTTTATGATCATGAGGAACAAGTACTATGGTGGATAACCGATAGGGATTTTGAGAAGCATAAACAAGTTGAAATTGATCATCATCTGCTGAAAACTCAACAACTGTTGGGATATGACATGGAGATGAAAGAGGAGAAAGCCGAATATTCTTTGGAGGAAGCTGAGATTatggaggaggaggtggaggaaAATCAACCACATATACCTGTAGAGGAGGATGCTTATGATATTGATGCAATTTTGGCCAAGGCACTTACAGGAGATGATGTGAGAGATAAATGCTTGGGACTGCTTTTCGAGGAAATAAACTGTACTGCCTACAAAGCATCCAGAGATCACCATCCTAAGGTTGTTATGTCAGCGTTAGTTGCTCTAGAGAAGGCCTGTTTTAGAACTCGAGGTGAGAATTTGGCTAAGTATCAGCAAAAAATGCGACAGTTGCGTTTTAACCTGAAGAGTACTGTAGATTTGGCTAGACGTTTGATTGATGGCGAGTTGGAAGCTTCGGCAGTTGTGGAGATGACAGCAGAGGAGTTAAGGAAAGGATGTCTGTCAGCAGAAGAGAAAGCAGCCAAAGAAGAACCAGAGGAGCAACATATGGATACGGCGGATATTCCGTGCCCAAGATGCAGTGAGAAGAAAGTGGGTCTGCACAGCAACATCCTCAGACCAGGACGTGCTGCCGGCTATCAGTTGGAATGTTTGAAATGTGGTAAGACATGGTTCTCGCCTAGGTTATGA